The Mercurialis annua linkage group LG8, ddMerAnnu1.2, whole genome shotgun sequence genome window below encodes:
- the LOC126661874 gene encoding BAHD acyltransferase BIA1-like, whose protein sequence is MAMQKKVEITHRETIKPSCPTPIHLRILNLSLVEQFSPFLYIPLILFYHANASEKAANLKKSFSETLSRFYPLAGRIKGNAYVACEDQGAEFIEARINCPLSDILKNPDELDLLSQFLPGSIFSDEAERDSLLLVQATLFDCGGLAVGINMSHKITDVSTLSSFLKCWSAVTSNSLANMVSPVFNGASLFPPTPISIPSILQIQPMQPNCTTRRILFTPLKIAALKAKAASAAVPDPTKVEAISGLLWTAAAASMRSKFGFFRASNCSLAVNMRKRFLPPLPDNSAGQFSWAMTVNMENGESELELLQEAVSRIRKEKDIFGENYLKKFQGEGALANIVEKLEDYGNLAITPGIELYVCSSWCKFEVYDSDLGWGRPVWVCMANFPLRNSAVLMDRRDGEGMEAWFTLDEDHMALFETNEELLQFAQVNPSVSF, encoded by the coding sequence ATGGCTATGCAAAAAAAAGTAGAGATCACACATAGAGAAACAATCAAACCATCTTGTCCAACTCCGATTCATCTCAGAATCCTTAACCTCTCCCTTGTTGAACAATTCTCTCCATTTCTTTATATACCTTTAATTCTCTTCTACCATGCCAATGCTTCTGAAAAAGCTGCGAACCTAAAGAAATCATTTTCCGAAACCTTAAGCCGGTTTTACCCTCTTGCAGGCCGAATCAAAGGCAACGCCTATGTAGCGTGTGAGGATCAAGGAGCTGAGTTTATCGAGGCTCGAATCAACTGTCCGCTTTCGGACATTCTGAAGAATCCTGACGAGTTAGATCTCTTAAGCCAGTTCCTGCCTGGTTCTATATTTTCTGATGAAGCAGAGAGAGACAGTTTGTTACTTGTCCAAGCTACTTTGTTTGATTGCGGTGGCTTGGCAGTTGGGATTAACATGTCACACAAGATAACCGACGTGTCGACGCTGAGTAGTTTCCTCAAGTGCTGGTCTGCTGTAACGTCCAATAGCTTAGCCAATATGGTCAGCCCTGTGTTCAATGGTGCTTCTCTTTTCCCACCAACGCCAATCTCAATCCCAAGCATCCTACAAATTCAACCAATGCAGCCCAATTGTACCACCAGAAGAATTCTCTTTACTCCGTTGAAGATCGCTGCTTTAAAGGCTAAAGCCGCCAGTGCAGCCGTGCCAGACCCGACCAAGGTAGAAGCCATTTCAGGGCTTCTATGGACAGCCGCTGCGGCTTCGATGCGATCAAAATTCGGCTTCTTTAGGGCATCAAATTGTTCTCTTGCTGTGAATATGCGTAAAAGGTTCCTACCGCCTTTACCAGACAATTCCGCAGGCCAGTTTTCTTGGGCCATGACTGTCAATATGGAGAATGGAGAGTCTGAGCTAGAACTATTGCAAGAGGCTGTGAGTAGAATAAGAAAAGAGAAGGATATTTTTGGAGAAAACTATTTGAAAAAGTTTCAAGGAGAGGGAGCCTTGGCAAATATTGTTGAGAAACTTGAGGACTACGGGAACCTAGCGATTACTCCTGGCATAGAGCTGTATGTTTGCAGCAGCTGGTGTAAATTTGAAGTATATGATAGTGATTTGGGATGGGGGAGACCAGTATGGGTTTGCATGGCTAATTTCCCATTGAGAAATAGTGCTGTTCTAATGGATAGAAGAGACGGTGAGGGAATGGAAGCGTGGTTTACTCTGGATGAAGATCACATGGCGTTGTTTGAAACCAATGAAGAGCTTCTTCAATTTGCGCAAGTCAACCCTAgtgtttctttttaa